The proteins below come from a single Corynebacterium glyciniphilum AJ 3170 genomic window:
- a CDS encoding MFS transporter has protein sequence MSLSPRTTTVLLLASILPLVDSSLVNVLLPSISSDLGVSESSVQLGVSGYMLAATAGIILSTTCLRRFGPRHVWSTSVIVFAIASTLVGLSVDLGMFVGARVLQGAACGFIMPAVQHLVAEIVGRDGMRNALATIGLPAVIAPAAGPLLGGILVDAVGWRTLFLVNVPVAVIALMMAPGALPTTTGRRTSLGFGQALPAVLGMVALLSVVSEVGSLSSGWIVLILGVAAILVLVFCVADLRSSTPLLDVSLYRGTPFATVMALCLVVGAVFYGTLLSTSLHLQGELGQPAWVAGVFLGVQGLGAWAVRSLIKGPWKSSNAFVIIGLGLAVAATGTLVMQAVEVWGVVSAVVLALGAFIRGLGLGACTLVALSAAYEVVTDDQTSAVGPTVD, from the coding sequence ATGTCACTTTCTCCGCGCACAACCACGGTGCTGCTCCTCGCGTCGATTCTTCCGTTGGTCGACTCGAGCCTCGTCAATGTGCTTCTCCCCTCGATCAGCTCAGATCTGGGTGTCAGTGAAAGCTCCGTCCAGCTCGGTGTCTCCGGTTACATGCTCGCCGCCACCGCCGGCATCATCCTGTCCACGACCTGCCTGCGCAGGTTCGGACCGCGACACGTCTGGTCAACGTCGGTGATCGTGTTCGCCATCGCATCCACGTTGGTGGGACTGAGCGTGGACCTGGGCATGTTCGTCGGTGCCCGGGTTCTGCAGGGTGCAGCGTGCGGATTCATCATGCCCGCCGTCCAGCACCTCGTCGCCGAGATCGTCGGCCGCGACGGAATGCGCAACGCCCTGGCGACCATCGGCCTTCCCGCCGTCATCGCGCCAGCCGCCGGCCCGCTGCTCGGCGGCATACTGGTGGATGCCGTCGGCTGGCGAACGCTCTTCCTCGTCAACGTGCCGGTCGCCGTCATCGCCCTGATGATGGCACCCGGCGCGCTGCCCACTACCACCGGGCGCCGGACGTCACTGGGATTCGGCCAGGCACTTCCGGCGGTTCTGGGAATGGTGGCGCTGTTGTCTGTGGTCAGTGAGGTGGGCTCACTGTCGTCGGGGTGGATCGTTCTGATTCTGGGCGTCGCCGCCATTCTCGTGCTCGTATTCTGCGTCGCCGACCTGCGGTCCTCCACCCCCCTGCTCGACGTGTCCCTGTACCGGGGCACCCCCTTCGCCACGGTGATGGCTCTGTGCCTGGTTGTCGGGGCGGTGTTCTACGGCACCCTGCTCTCGACCTCGCTGCACCTCCAGGGGGAGCTGGGACAGCCTGCGTGGGTCGCCGGCGTCTTTCTCGGTGTCCAGGGACTGGGCGCATGGGCGGTTCGCAGTCTGATCAAGGGGCCGTGGAAGTCGTCGAACGCTTTCGTCATCATCGGTCTGGGGTTGGCGGTCGCAGCGACCGGCACGCTGGTGATGCAGGCGGTCGAGGTCTGGGGAGTGGTCTCCGCGGTGGTGTTGGCTCTCGGCGCGTTCATCCGCGGTCTCGGCCTGGGGGCGTGCACGTTGGTGGCCTTGTCCGCCGCCTACGAGGTCGTGACCGATGACCAGACCTCGGCGGTGGGGCCCACAGTCGACTGA
- a CDS encoding SPFH domain-containing protein: MAPESHTPAPDAVAGTPVGHDGTNVSISEHRAWSGSTGLAVFALLGGIVLFLAPIALIVWAGVGMGSGSVSEALGGTLIGVGVVLILLSVVILTMLRVINPGHTQVVQFFGRYLGTNRTTGLTLVPPLATSKKVSVRVRNFETNEIKVNDLNGNPVKIGAIVVWQVSDTAKATFSVEDVEEFIHSQSESALRHVATTHPYDSVPGRINADGTSGDAATSLAGSTDVVSQELADEVAARVAVAGLEIVEARISALSYAPEIAGAMLQRQQAQAVVDAREQIVDGAVSMVQTALDQLEERDIVDLDPERRASMVSNLLVVLCSDSSTQPVINTGGLHGA; this comes from the coding sequence ATGGCACCTGAGTCCCATACACCCGCCCCCGACGCCGTAGCGGGAACCCCTGTCGGACACGACGGCACCAATGTCAGCATCAGTGAACACCGCGCGTGGTCCGGCTCCACCGGATTGGCCGTCTTCGCCCTCCTCGGCGGTATCGTCCTCTTCCTCGCCCCCATCGCCCTGATCGTCTGGGCCGGGGTCGGCATGGGCTCCGGCAGCGTCAGCGAGGCACTCGGGGGCACGCTCATCGGGGTCGGCGTCGTCCTCATTCTCCTGTCGGTGGTCATCCTGACCATGCTGCGTGTCATCAACCCGGGCCACACCCAGGTCGTCCAGTTCTTCGGCCGTTACCTCGGCACCAACCGAACCACCGGCCTCACCCTGGTGCCGCCGCTGGCGACGTCGAAGAAGGTCAGTGTCCGGGTCCGGAACTTCGAGACCAATGAGATCAAGGTCAACGACCTCAACGGCAATCCGGTGAAGATCGGCGCGATCGTCGTCTGGCAGGTCTCCGACACCGCCAAGGCCACGTTCTCGGTCGAGGACGTCGAGGAATTCATCCACTCCCAGTCCGAGTCGGCCCTGCGCCACGTCGCAACCACACACCCCTACGACTCCGTGCCGGGGCGTATCAACGCCGACGGCACGTCGGGCGACGCCGCCACCAGTCTCGCCGGGTCCACCGATGTGGTGTCGCAGGAACTCGCCGACGAAGTCGCCGCCCGCGTCGCCGTCGCCGGTCTCGAGATTGTCGAGGCCCGCATCTCGGCGTTGTCCTACGCCCCGGAGATCGCCGGTGCGATGCTGCAGCGCCAACAGGCACAAGCCGTCGTCGACGCCCGCGAACAGATCGTCGACGGTGCGGTGTCAATGGTCCAGACCGCTCTCGACCAACTCGAGGAGCGCGACATCGTCGACCTTGACCCGGAACGTCGCGCCTCCATGGTCTCCAACCTGCTCGTGGTCCTGTGCTCCGACTCCTCGACCCAACCGGTGATCAACACCGGTGGTCTCCATGGCGCGTAA
- a CDS encoding DUF503 domain-containing protein has translation MWIGTLELDVLLGDVHSLKQKRSVVRPVIAEVHRKFGISVAEVDHRDLHRRTGIGASAVSADREHVVELLEAAERLVASHPEIQVLSAKLRYLSSEDL, from the coding sequence ATGTGGATCGGAACTCTTGAACTCGACGTTCTCCTCGGCGATGTACACTCCCTCAAGCAGAAGCGCTCCGTGGTTCGGCCGGTGATTGCGGAAGTGCACCGGAAGTTCGGGATTTCGGTGGCGGAAGTCGACCACCGTGATCTCCACCGTCGTACCGGCATCGGCGCATCGGCGGTCAGCGCGGACAGGGAGCATGTCGTGGAACTCCTGGAAGCTGCGGAGCGTCTTGTCGCGTCACATCCCGAGATTCAGGTGCTGTCGGCGAAGCTGCGGTATCTCTCCTCGGAAGATCTCTAG
- a CDS encoding helix-turn-helix domain-containing protein: protein MGDDASMFGHRLRHARLERGMPQTALASGICSASAVSRWEGGQSIPPEEIIMRLADRLGLSASLLTAQQFDSRLLASWDGFGELVSVGFGTGRTAERDLSPMASWMSRARYVLTHSDPWAGGDPRPVVDDLAVDPLSASTPVALATVELLDAAVAVRENMTAEKVDALVDTLTWALDAPAYVRQTALETAVAVLVSVDMPAAARGVITRVSPPEVTLTCRALVTWGGGSTAGLPPVRPAYSARDVAFGLLSRHRDAPDLIRSLAETCPEDGLVAMWIHRLLTSN, encoded by the coding sequence ATGGGAGACGATGCATCGATGTTCGGACATCGGTTACGCCACGCGCGCCTCGAGCGGGGAATGCCGCAGACAGCACTGGCGTCGGGGATCTGTTCTGCCAGTGCGGTGTCACGGTGGGAGGGCGGGCAGAGCATTCCACCTGAGGAGATCATCATGCGGTTGGCGGACCGTCTCGGGCTCAGCGCGTCACTGCTCACCGCGCAGCAGTTCGATTCGCGCCTTCTTGCCTCCTGGGACGGCTTCGGAGAGTTGGTCTCGGTCGGCTTCGGGACGGGACGAACAGCGGAGCGCGATCTGTCGCCGATGGCGTCCTGGATGTCCCGCGCCCGCTACGTCCTCACCCACTCCGACCCGTGGGCGGGTGGCGATCCGCGGCCGGTGGTGGACGATCTCGCGGTGGACCCGTTGAGCGCCTCGACTCCGGTGGCGTTGGCGACGGTCGAACTGCTGGATGCAGCGGTCGCGGTACGCGAAAACATGACGGCCGAGAAGGTCGACGCCCTGGTGGACACGCTCACCTGGGCGCTCGACGCCCCGGCATATGTCCGGCAGACGGCGCTGGAGACTGCAGTCGCCGTGCTGGTGTCCGTCGACATGCCTGCCGCCGCCCGCGGCGTCATAACCAGGGTGTCTCCGCCCGAAGTGACCTTGACCTGCCGTGCGCTCGTGACCTGGGGAGGCGGGTCCACCGCAGGACTTCCTCCGGTCCGCCCCGCATACAGTGCACGGGATGTGGCGTTCGGCCTGCTGTCCCGGCACCGGGACGCTCCGGACCTCATCCGCTCGCTCGCGGAGACCTGCCCGGAGGACGGCCTGGTTGCGATGTGGATACATCGACTGTTGACATCAAACTGA